In Candidatus Roseilinea sp., one DNA window encodes the following:
- a CDS encoding dehydratase translates to MKITDLRCAVIGDNPVVRILTDEGIDGLGQAEDSKPYLKPYVLFYKKYLLGEDPTDVERCMLKIRRLGGFKPWGAAVSAIEFALWDIAGKAAGVPVYKLLGGKVRDQVRVYNGGVRFRMDGSAPEHYAKVMQQMKDRPEGFSIIKQGIAFHSPMPVEVPNFSYGTLQSGPPHPNRGPLTEKGLKHIIACVEAMKSVTGDEVGLALDCGPGFTVPDAIRLAKALEPYNLMWLEDMITGDYTPYVMADLYREVTRATSTPIHTGEQIYLRQNFRELIETKAVNIIGPDPADIGGIAELKWVAEYADLHGILIAPHGTIDGVIGLAAHVHCAAALPHNYIALEYPYARHTWWYEIIEGLPNPIVKNSMIDVAAFNCPGLGVKFNVDKAEKYLREEDKGFFD, encoded by the coding sequence ATGAAGATCACCGACCTCCGCTGCGCCGTGATCGGCGACAACCCCGTCGTACGCATCTTGACCGACGAGGGCATAGACGGCCTCGGACAGGCCGAGGATAGCAAGCCCTATCTCAAGCCCTACGTGCTGTTCTACAAGAAGTATCTGCTCGGCGAAGACCCGACCGACGTCGAACGCTGCATGCTCAAGATTCGCCGCCTGGGCGGCTTCAAACCATGGGGTGCGGCCGTCAGCGCCATCGAGTTTGCGCTGTGGGACATCGCCGGCAAAGCCGCCGGCGTGCCGGTCTACAAGCTGCTCGGCGGCAAGGTGCGCGACCAGGTGCGCGTCTATAACGGCGGCGTGCGCTTCCGCATGGACGGCAGCGCGCCCGAGCACTACGCCAAGGTCATGCAGCAGATGAAAGACCGCCCCGAAGGCTTCTCGATCATCAAGCAAGGCATCGCCTTCCACAGCCCAATGCCGGTGGAAGTCCCCAACTTTAGCTACGGCACGTTGCAGTCCGGCCCACCTCATCCCAACCGCGGCCCGCTCACCGAGAAGGGCCTCAAGCACATCATCGCCTGCGTCGAGGCGATGAAGAGCGTCACCGGCGACGAAGTCGGCCTGGCGCTGGACTGCGGCCCCGGCTTCACCGTGCCCGACGCCATCCGGCTGGCCAAGGCACTGGAGCCCTATAACCTGATGTGGCTGGAGGACATGATCACCGGCGACTACACGCCCTACGTGATGGCCGACCTGTATCGCGAAGTCACACGCGCCACCTCGACGCCGATCCACACCGGCGAGCAGATTTACCTGCGTCAGAACTTCCGCGAACTGATCGAGACCAAAGCGGTGAACATCATCGGTCCCGATCCGGCCGACATCGGGGGCATCGCCGAGCTGAAGTGGGTGGCCGAATACGCCGACCTGCACGGCATCCTGATCGCGCCGCACGGCACGATTGATGGCGTGATCGGCCTGGCGGCACATGTGCACTGCGCCGCCGCGCTCCCGCACAACTACATCGCGCTGGAATATCCCTACGCGCGGCACACTTGGTGGTACGAGATCATCGAGGGCCTGCCCAATCCCATCGTGAAGAATAGCATGATTGACGTGGCAGCCTTCAACTGCCCCGGCCTGGGCGTGAAGTTCAACGTGGACAAGGCCGAAAAGTATTTGAGGGAAGAGGATAAGGGATTCTTCGATTAG
- a CDS encoding endoglucanase, which produces MAIVIVACAAPPPRATSPAQPIPMDTPTTFEIPGLSFAPLDPFEQNRQLGRGVNLGNALEAPREGEWGMVIQAEFFPLIRTAGFDTVRVPIRWSAHALREPPYTITPAFFQRVDWVIENALKHDLNVVINMHHYEELFQDVGGERERFLALWDQIAARYRNLPARVVFEPLNEPHGALTAGLWQRLFEDVLAVIRKTNPQRNVIFTGANWGGPDSLQGMKRPDDPHLIATFHYYLPFAFTHQGAEWVDGSNAWIGTTWKGDGNQKAKVDWDLDQVARWAKDNHIPLWMGEFGSYGKYADIESRERWTRYVARAAEARDISWAYWEFGAGFGVYDRDRKQWNEPILNALIPK; this is translated from the coding sequence ATGGCGATTGTCATCGTGGCGTGCGCCGCGCCGCCCCCACGAGCCACGTCGCCGGCTCAACCGATCCCTATGGACACACCGACCACCTTCGAAATCCCGGGCCTTTCCTTCGCGCCGCTTGACCCTTTTGAGCAAAATCGCCAGCTCGGGCGTGGGGTGAATTTGGGCAATGCGCTCGAAGCGCCGCGCGAAGGCGAGTGGGGCATGGTGATACAGGCGGAATTCTTCCCACTCATCCGCACGGCCGGCTTCGATACCGTGCGCGTGCCGATCCGCTGGTCGGCGCATGCCCTTCGCGAACCCCCTTACACCATCACGCCTGCCTTCTTTCAGCGCGTGGACTGGGTGATCGAAAACGCGCTGAAGCACGACCTTAATGTAGTAATCAACATGCATCACTACGAGGAACTGTTCCAGGACGTCGGCGGCGAGCGTGAGCGATTCCTGGCGTTGTGGGATCAGATCGCGGCGCGCTACCGGAATCTGCCGGCTAGGGTGGTGTTCGAGCCACTGAACGAGCCGCACGGCGCGCTCACGGCCGGCCTGTGGCAGCGCCTGTTCGAGGATGTGCTGGCGGTGATCCGCAAGACGAACCCACAACGCAACGTGATCTTCACCGGCGCAAATTGGGGCGGGCCGGATAGCCTGCAGGGCATGAAGCGCCCCGACGATCCGCATCTCATCGCCACCTTTCATTACTATCTGCCGTTCGCGTTCACCCACCAAGGTGCAGAGTGGGTGGATGGCAGCAACGCCTGGATCGGCACGACGTGGAAGGGCGACGGGAATCAGAAGGCCAAGGTGGACTGGGATCTCGATCAGGTGGCGCGCTGGGCGAAGGACAACCACATCCCGCTGTGGATGGGCGAGTTCGGCAGCTATGGCAAATACGCCGATATCGAATCGCGCGAACGATGGACGCGCTACGTCGCGCGGGCGGCTGAGGCGCGCGACATCTCGTGGGCGTATTGGGAGTTCGGCGCCGGCTTCGGCGTGTATGACCGCGACCGGAAGCAGTGGAACGAGCCGATCTTGAATGCGCTCATCCCGAAGTAG
- a CDS encoding short-chain dehydrogenase, translated as MGMLIHKRIIVTGATMGIGQAVAMRAAREGADVAFCGLTEQGADETIRAIEAAGRRAFFRVVDLRDLDAARQFAREAIAFLGGLDGLVNNAGANTWHGVLTSTFEDLDNCFRVNFYHAWALSQEAYPHLKAAGGGVIVNLSSINAERTLPGVFPYNVAKAMLVALTKSIALEWGKDNIRSVAIQPGLILTNLAVEYFNKFPDPAAARYRSEGVYPLKRGGRPEEIAATIVHILSGENGFLNGVPILIDGGISALYETRLDE; from the coding sequence ATGGGCATGCTGATCCACAAACGCATCATCGTCACCGGCGCGACGATGGGCATTGGACAGGCCGTCGCGATGCGCGCGGCCCGGGAAGGCGCCGACGTAGCATTCTGTGGGTTGACCGAGCAGGGCGCGGATGAGACCATTCGCGCGATCGAAGCCGCCGGTCGGCGGGCGTTCTTCAGAGTCGTGGACCTGCGCGACCTAGACGCCGCGCGGCAGTTCGCGCGCGAAGCGATTGCCTTCCTCGGCGGGCTGGACGGCCTGGTCAACAACGCCGGCGCGAACACCTGGCACGGCGTGCTGACTTCGACGTTCGAGGACCTGGACAACTGTTTTCGCGTCAACTTCTATCATGCTTGGGCGCTGAGCCAGGAAGCCTACCCGCATCTCAAAGCGGCTGGTGGCGGCGTCATCGTCAACCTCTCCTCGATCAACGCCGAGCGCACGCTGCCGGGCGTGTTCCCCTACAACGTCGCCAAAGCCATGCTCGTCGCGCTGACCAAGTCCATCGCGTTGGAATGGGGCAAGGACAACATTCGGTCGGTGGCCATCCAGCCCGGCCTGATCTTGACCAACCTGGCGGTTGAATACTTCAACAAGTTCCCCGACCCGGCGGCGGCGCGCTATCGCAGCGAGGGCGTGTATCCCCTCAAGCGCGGCGGCCGGCCCGAGGAGATCGCCGCCACCATCGTTCACATCCTGAGCGGCGAGAACGGTTTCCTCAACGGCGTGCCGATCTTGATTGACGGTGGCATCAGCGCGCTCTACGAAACGCGCCTGGATGAGTGA
- the trpF gene encoding N-(5'-phosphoribosyl)anthranilate isomerase produces the protein MTVVKICGITNLDDALCAIDAGTDLLGFIFYPKSPRAVTLEIAREIVAGIRGKGVEAGNWGLGSRESRVRCVGVFVNESPADMLRVLDEVGLDFAQLSGRESPDDLAAMGGRAYKAIREWDDAGATFAQLSSAHPYLPELLLDANHATLYGGSGQRADASLALSLARRYRLLLAGGLTPDNVADVIRTVRPWGVDVASGVEASPGKKDHAKVRAFVAAAKAALHR, from the coding sequence ATGACGGTGGTCAAAATCTGCGGCATCACCAACCTCGACGACGCGCTGTGCGCGATTGACGCGGGCACAGACCTGCTCGGCTTCATCTTCTACCCCAAAAGTCCACGCGCAGTGACTTTGGAAATTGCGCGCGAGATCGTCGCCGGCATCAGAGGCAAGGGTGTAGAAGCCGGCAATTGGGGATTGGGCAGTCGAGAGTCGAGAGTCAGATGCGTCGGCGTATTCGTCAATGAATCGCCGGCCGACATGCTGCGCGTGCTGGATGAAGTCGGCCTGGACTTCGCGCAGTTGAGCGGCAGAGAGTCACCCGACGACCTGGCGGCGATGGGCGGTCGCGCCTACAAAGCTATCCGCGAGTGGGACGACGCCGGCGCCACATTTGCCCAATTGTCGAGCGCTCATCCTTACCTCCCGGAACTTCTCCTCGACGCCAACCACGCCACGCTCTACGGCGGCAGCGGCCAGCGCGCCGATGCATCGCTGGCGCTAAGCCTGGCCCGACGCTACCGCTTGCTGCTCGCCGGCGGCCTCACGCCCGACAATGTAGCCGATGTCATTCGCACGGTCCGGCCGTGGGGCGTGGACGTCGCCAGCGGCGTCGAGGCATCCCCCGGCAAGAAGGACCATGCCAAAGTGCGCGCCTTCGTCGCTGCGGCGAAGGCGGCACTTCATCGCTGA
- the uvrC gene encoding UvrABC system protein C: protein MSVPEHLEATVKNLPMLPGCYLFYDSRGEVIYVGKAVNLRSRVRSYFNPNTWAAYPKTGRLVKEIARIEFVLRGSELEALIQEAELIKKHRPRYNIRLKDDKRYPYLKVTWQDDFPTVMVTRRIERDGARYYGPYSSAKAVYATRDALRRMFPFLNCDRVITGHDTRACMYYDIKLCSGPCIGAISRAEYRANIQRLCDFLEGKSEQVIADVRARMERAANAYQFEKAAEYRDQLRALEHVVEKQRVVSSAGSDQDVIAFARDEGETCVQVLFIRGGKLLGQEYFVLDGAEGEDDQSVLDAFLKRFYDEAAYVPPEVLLPEQVEEANIIENWLKQKRGTAVKIRTPQADTDASLVELARQNAQEQLATLKAQWREDSVRQEAVLKELQEALDLPRLPVRIECYDISNTQGAAIVGSMVVFVHGVPKKSDYRRFNIKGLAGPNDFESLRQMLRRRFQRWKDAQSAQSNSRNAIERSTVGPPIPLSPGQKKEDPSWALLPDLVIIDGGKGQLGIAVEVLREFDLAHIVPVVSLAKQKEEIFAPGRPDAIWLPRNAQSFFLVQRIRDEAHRFGITGHRRQRERIGLASQLDALEGIGPARRKKLLTTFGSIEAIRAASVEELAKVVPRPVAEAIKDGLGE, encoded by the coding sequence ATGTCCGTGCCCGAACATCTCGAGGCGACCGTCAAGAATCTGCCGATGCTGCCGGGTTGTTATCTCTTCTACGACAGCCGGGGCGAGGTGATCTATGTGGGCAAGGCGGTGAACCTGCGCAGCCGCGTGCGCTCTTACTTCAACCCCAATACCTGGGCCGCCTATCCCAAGACCGGCCGACTGGTGAAGGAGATCGCGCGCATCGAGTTCGTCTTGCGCGGCAGCGAATTGGAAGCGCTGATCCAGGAAGCCGAGCTGATCAAGAAGCATCGCCCACGCTACAACATCCGGCTCAAGGACGACAAGCGCTATCCCTATCTCAAGGTGACCTGGCAAGACGATTTCCCGACCGTGATGGTCACGCGGCGGATCGAACGCGATGGCGCGCGCTACTACGGGCCGTATTCCAGCGCCAAAGCCGTGTATGCCACGCGCGATGCGCTGCGTCGCATGTTCCCTTTCCTCAACTGTGACCGCGTGATCACCGGCCACGACACACGCGCCTGTATGTATTACGACATCAAGCTATGCAGCGGCCCATGCATCGGCGCCATCAGCCGGGCCGAATACCGCGCCAACATCCAGCGCCTGTGCGACTTTCTGGAGGGCAAGAGCGAGCAGGTGATCGCCGACGTGCGCGCGCGCATGGAACGCGCGGCAAACGCGTATCAGTTCGAGAAGGCAGCCGAGTATCGTGATCAACTCCGGGCGCTCGAGCACGTGGTCGAAAAGCAGCGCGTCGTCAGCTCTGCGGGCAGCGATCAGGATGTGATCGCCTTCGCTCGCGACGAAGGCGAGACGTGTGTGCAAGTGCTGTTCATTCGCGGCGGCAAGTTACTGGGTCAGGAGTACTTCGTGTTGGACGGCGCGGAGGGCGAAGACGACCAGAGCGTGCTCGATGCCTTCCTCAAGCGCTTCTACGACGAAGCGGCGTATGTGCCGCCGGAGGTACTGCTGCCGGAACAGGTCGAAGAAGCTAACATCATCGAGAACTGGCTGAAGCAGAAGCGCGGCACCGCGGTGAAGATTCGCACGCCTCAAGCCGACACCGATGCCAGCTTGGTTGAGCTGGCGCGGCAAAACGCGCAGGAGCAGCTCGCAACGTTGAAGGCGCAATGGCGCGAAGACAGCGTGCGCCAGGAAGCCGTGCTGAAGGAGTTGCAGGAGGCGCTCGACCTGCCGCGCCTGCCGGTGCGCATCGAGTGCTACGACATCAGCAACACCCAGGGCGCGGCCATCGTCGGCAGCATGGTGGTGTTCGTGCACGGCGTGCCGAAGAAGAGCGACTATCGCCGATTCAACATCAAAGGCCTTGCCGGCCCGAATGACTTCGAGAGCCTGCGACAGATGCTGCGCCGGCGCTTTCAGCGCTGGAAAGATGCTCAAAGCGCACAATCCAACTCGCGAAACGCGATCGAGCGATCCACCGTGGGCCCTCCTATCCCACTGTCTCCAGGTCAGAAGAAAGAAGACCCAAGCTGGGCGTTGCTGCCCGACCTCGTCATCATTGACGGCGGCAAGGGCCAGCTTGGCATTGCGGTCGAGGTGCTGCGCGAGTTCGACCTGGCGCATATCGTGCCGGTTGTGTCGCTGGCCAAACAGAAAGAGGAAATCTTCGCGCCCGGCAGGCCGGACGCGATCTGGTTGCCGCGCAACGCGCAGAGCTTCTTTCTGGTGCAACGTATCCGTGATGAGGCGCATCGCTTCGGCATCACCGGTCACCGCCGGCAGCGCGAGAGGATCGGCCTGGCCTCGCAGCTCGATGCGCTGGAGGGCATCGGCCCGGCGCGCCGGAAGAAACTGCTCACGACCTTTGGCTCGATCGAAGCGATCCGAGCGGCAAGCGTAGAAGAGCTGGCGAAAGTGGTGCCGCGCCCTGTGGCCGAGGCGATCAAGGATGGATTGGGCGAATAA